From Bombina bombina isolate aBomBom1 chromosome 1, aBomBom1.pri, whole genome shotgun sequence:
TTTTTGTATCACCCATTTGGATAGACTCAATCCCTATGGAGTAGAGGGTAGTTAAGTCTAACAAACGTCTACCACTCTCTGTATACCACTCTCATACCCataataatataacagtattgCTACTATTAGATCTGGGACATTTTGCCCCTGTAGGGACAATTTTCCCtatcattattttatattgtttttaatcttatatgtttttatataccttGGATCCGTGTTTAGCTATTTAATTTATGTCTGTATTAAAATTGTGATTATAACTTTTATCCACATTTTATAAGTATTATAGTCTCTGCAGTTAATCATAGGAATTTAGCCCTTATTTAAGGGTTCTATCTATATCAGTGTGAACACATTcttcacacacacaccagaccttgactttacTGGCGCTCTTGTCTAAACCCATATCCAACTGTATTTATTCTTGTGGGCAGTGGGGGCCCACCCTAGACAGGAGCTATtggtcctttaagcgctgtgagtgcAATACTTCTCCAGTATATTCTACAAGTGGGCTCACGTGTCAGTATATACAAATAGGGGGCTCACATTTCAATATATACCAATAGGGGGCTCCCATGTCAGCATATACCACAGGGGGGCTCATGGGCCAGTATATACTACAAGTGGGCTTACATGTCAGTATATACCAATAGGGGACTCACATGACAGTGTACAACACTAGGGGGCTAACATGACGGTATATGCCGCAAGGTGGCTAACGTGAGAGTAAAAACCAGTAGGGGGCTTATGTGCCAGTATAATAGGGGGCTCACATGTCAGTATCTACCACCGGGGGGGTTACGTGACAGTATAAACCATTAGGGGCCCACGTGCCAGTATATTTTATTGGGATCTCGGATGGTAAGCTAATTCTCTAAAGCTCAGCTTATTTCAAATACATAAGGAAAATTGTAATTTGAACCTAGATAGTACAAAAAAATGTAACAAGTATATAAGTTTACCaaaaagtataaaatacaaaaaaaaaacaaaaaacaaaaaaaaacaaactttatttatcTAGTGTAAAATTAGTCTCACAGCTGGCAATTGTGCTGTACAGGGTgtcctgttgtttatttttttcttgtcaAATAAAATCAGGCAACTGCATAATGCAGTCGTACGGATAGAAAAATATATTGCAGTGTATAGTCATGCTCACTAGCAGACACAGCAGTATTGTTATGTAACATGATATATAATGAATGGTACATGAACTGTGCCCCTTTATCATAAGCACATCACAGAGTCAGTACCCGTCAGTGTCCTTACTTTACCTTATAATGCTCCAGGGCATCTAGTGCCAGCGCATGGCCCTCGGGGGCGTACACACACAACGCCGCTAGCAGCTCAAACACTTGTTTTTTCACCATCACGTTAGAAGTGTCCAGTGCTGCAGGAAAAACAATTAGTGATTATCCCACATATATTATTTACCAGATCTCACAGCAACAATAAATACAGCTCTCAGCATAAGATTAActgcctgatttaaagggacattagactgcCACTGACTCACATGtgagactgtgtgtatatatatatatatatatatatatatatatatatatatatatatatacatacatacacatatacacactcccaCATGTGAgccaaataaataatttatatgtatAGTGCCACATGTGAGCCAAagaaattgtgtatatattttttctttattactaCACTGCAGTCTGGAACATTGGAACTCTGTATCCTACCCAATATACCATCATATATTTCATCCTGTAAGaaatgtaaaaattgtatttatgaaAGTATACGTATTGCTTTTTCTATGTTAGCTAAGTCTTTTCAGGCTGTAAtcttaggggttaaagggaaactgaacccaaatttatttttattttgtgattcagatagagcatgcaattttaagcaactttccaatttactcctattaccaaattgtcttcattctcttggtatctttatttgaaaagaaagaatgtaagtttagatgccaggccCATTtctgctgaacaacctgggtttttcttgctggttggtggataaatttaacaaccaataaacaagttgcagatcctgaaccaaaaaaattgcttagatgccttctttttcaaataaagatgcaaagagaactaagagaatttgataagaggagtaaattagaaagttgcttaaaattgccgctcaatctgaatcatgaaagacaaaaatgggttcagtgtccctttaacaatacagaaGAGCAGACTGAGTCATTATTACCTTTCTATAATGATTGGCTACCTTGCACACCTGTCCTCCTATAAATACAACCTCTAAATATAGGCAAGGTGTCTGAGGAGGTGCACCTGTGGCACAAGAAACGCGTCAGTTCTTTGTCAGCATGATGTTGGATACGATTGTCACTATTTAGcttattaacattttaattgtaACCTGCAGCTATAGTTTATTGTAAGGTTGTTCCATTATAATCAGTATTTTAGGGTTTAGTTTTGGGAAATGTATATATCACTTAGGGCAGATTTATGAAAAGGAGAAATGCTGTTGCAGTATAGGGTCGCTTATGTGAGCTTGGAACAGCAAGCAGCAGTCTAAACTCAACCTTCCTAAAACCAGCTCTCCACCTCAGAGGTGAtggattaaaatcaccctggactGATTTGACTggagtgattgacaagccctgctcttgtgcaattggttgaaTATAGAAAAGAAAATGATATTGTTACTAAAGTTTAGATAAAATAATATCACTTCCAAGTCTGTAGCAGCAAATTAAATGAGGAGCAGAAGGTGTAAAATCTGATTTGTTCTCACCTTGAGAAAGTTTCCTCACGTAGCCCTCGTTGCTGACAATATACTCAATCCCCTTATGCGAATTCATCAATGTGCGTACACAGTTAATACATGTGAGCTGAAGCAACGCATCAGAAATCCGTGCCACCCCTCGGCCAGACAGCCTGTCCAAGGCTTCCAGTAACAGATCCAGACCGCTGAGCTCCAGAAACTGTACCATCCAGTCGTCATCACTGCTCTCCAGGCGCTTCCGAAGTCCAGAATAATTCACCACAGACGGGATCTGCAGGAGACGAATGCACAGCTCTGGCTCTGCGTTCTCCAGATTAGCTTCGCTCTGGTCTGTTTCCTGCGGCCCAAGTTTTTCTTTCAGAGCAGCCCATTTTTTGTGGGCTCCGTCTGTCTTCAGTGACATTTTTGGCAAAGGTTCctataaaataaagttacaattaggCTTACGTTATATTGGGTTTTGTATATGTTATATCAAAGGTTGTACTCCTGTGCCACTCTAGATGAGGAGACAGCTGGTCAGCCAATCAGgagcaagcatacacacatacgcTCCAATGACCAGTAGATTTCTCACCTGGAGCAGAATGGGGGTTTTCAGGAATGACTTTGTGCTTAACCCTTTTAAAGGAATAAAATACAAAGTAAACAAATGGAATTtaagaaataaaatgttacaaTCTCCTTTTATCACCTAATGGGATAATGAAATTGTTAGACACTGACAGTAGATATCACGAGTGACATTCCTGCTGTACAAACAAAGGATGGTTATGTCACAGATGCTAAACACAGATCTCTGGAGTTGCTATCACTTATTACTGCTTAGTTTAAATGCTGCTGGTGTCATCTATGTGACTGATACTAGTGCATTAGATAGCAATGAAAGCTCCGGTTAACCACTAGAAATAATCTAAAACCTCAGTAATGGAGCTTGTTTATTAGGAAACTACAAAAACCTACAGGAAGCACATTACATTTTAAGGACCATTAACTGCTGGGCACCTATAGCAAGGCTACTTGTCAATAGATGgtagcacccagtataaagatgtaGAGtgcagagctgcaacaactaatcggcataatagataataatcgattataaaaatagtcgtcaacgaatctcataatcgattagttggtttgcagttAGTTGGTCTGAGTACAGCACCAGCTACTTCACTCCAATgatctcctgcacatggtattgtgttctatggttatgcccttagcctaaaggacgtctacagacgtttaaCTATATATAGTataggacactataagtttctttttaagtttacaactactcctctCTTATGTGTAACCCAGAAATAAAATTGGAGTCATAATTtgcattgtttatattaaatcaggggatctgggactgtgctttgcatgatatagtgctgagcttgttatttacacctggATTGATGAGATTTGTTACAAGAAtttgtcactattacctgtttgcacaattcgcttgctattgctgattatatgtactgtatagataaatgtgtaaggctgtgtcctgttactgatatatagtctttagcccttttgtgttttttttttttttttttatatttttaattaattttaataattaccaaattcaacctctgtaagtatatatctgttattttaagagagaggactagatattttttcacctaaccttatagctggttgtttaccattgcatatagattcaagatatttttatgtcagaatgaagaccaggcttactttaagaggccccttgctttggtggagagctaacaaagataaatagcccaccttggtgatatTGGCAAAACCCtgcttatgcatctcaggcacctcaacaccatctgagtgcctcttctctgctgcaggcaaaatagcttgcaaaaaagagagccagccttagccaggagcatgttgccatttttgcatttcaatgcaaagtttctgaaagagtgaataacagaatattataaacagtgatagtctatctcctagttctacctcttttcaaacagtttgtggttttgttttactgaattataaaaatgtgttctgctgcttaaaaaatgtgaccaacagttgttttaatgtaaagttttaggggcctatctatcaagctctgaatggagcttgatgccccgtgtttctggcgagcctgcaggctcgccagaaacagccgttatgaagcagcggtcacaaagaccgctgctccataacctgtccacctgctctgagcaggcggacagacatcgccggaaatcaacccgattgagtacgatcgggttgattgacacctccctgctagcggccgattggccgcgagtctgcagggggtggcgttgcaccagcagctcttgtgagctgctggtgcaatgctgaatacggcgagcgtattgctctccgtattcagcgaggtctgtcggacctgatccgcactgttggatcaggtccgacagaccttgataactagaggccatagtctgaagtttatatttataacactcagtatgtggattttatttaaaatataggaaacaattatttatttattttttatccgattaatcgaaaaaaataatcgtccgattaatcgattatgaaaataatcgttagttgcagccctagtagaGTGCAACCAACAGGAACCAGTTACGGGTTTAAGTAAAATAACATCTTTGGGTACAGGAGAAAACCAaaacaaacatacacctagattacgagttgtgcgttagggttcaAAAGCAGCagtggccggtcctaacgctgctttttaacgcccgctggtattacgagtcttgcaggtacaggctcaccgctcactttttcggccagacttggaaataccgcaaatccacttacgtaaattgcatatcctattttttcaatggaacttgcatagcgccggtattacgagtctgacaaaaagtgagcggtagaccctctcctgtcaagactggtaccgcattttaaagtcagtagttatgagttttacgttacaacgccgtagcataaaactcataactaaagtgctaaaaagtacactaacaaccataaactacctattaacccctaaaccaaggcccccccacatcgcaaacactataataacatttttaacccctaatctgcagaaccggacatcaccgccattataataaatatattaacccctaaaccgccgcactcccgcctcacaaacattagttaaattttattaacccctaatctgccgtccctaacatcgccgacaccttcctacatttattaacccctaatctgctgcaactatactaaagttattaacccctaaatctaagtctaaccctaaccccccctagcttaaatataatttaaataaataataaagttcctatcatttaataaattattcctatttaaaacgaaatacctacctataaaataaaccctaagctagctacaatataactaatagttacattgtagctagcttagggtttatttttattttacaggcaactttgtatttattttaactgggtacaatagttactaaatagttattaactatttaataactacctagctaaaataaatacaaaagtacctgtagaataaaacctaacctaagttacaataatacctaacactacactataattaaataaattaaatacaataaaatacaattaaattatctaaagtacaaaaaacaaacaaacactaaattacagaaaataaacaaattacaggattttaaaactaattacacctaatctaatccccctaacaaaataaaaaagccccccaaaataaaaaaagccctaccctacactaaattacaaatagcccttaaaagggccttttgcggagcattgccacaaagtaatcagctcttttacctgtaaaaaaaaaagtacaaatccccccaacattaaaacccaccacccacacaaccaactctactctaaaacccacccaatacccccttaaaaaaaaactaacactaaccccttgaagatcaccttaccgggagaaatcttcacccaaccgggccgaagtcctcaacgaagccaggagaagtcttcatccaagccaggcgaagtggtcctccagacaggcagaagtcttcatgcagatggcatctttaatcttcatccatccggcgcggagcgagtccatcttcaagacatccggcacggagcatcctcttccaacgaagtcttcttattaaatgacggttcctttaagtgacgtcatccaagatggcgtcccttcaattccgattggctgatagaattctatcagccaatcggaattaaggtagaaaaaatcctattggctgatgcaatcagccaataggattgaagttcaatcctattggctgatccaatcagccaataggattgagctggcattctattggctgtttctatcttaattccaattggctgatagaattctatcagccaatcggaattgaagggacaccatcttcgatgatgtcacttaaaggaactgtcatttagtaagaagatttcgttggaagaggatgctccgcgccggatgtcttgaagatggacccgctccgcgccggatggatgaagatagaagatgccgtctgcatgaagacttctgtccgtctggaggaccactttgcctggcttggatgaagacttctcccggcttcgttgaggactttggcccggttgggtcaagacttctcccggtaaggtgatcttcaaggggttactgttaggattttttttttgggatgttggggtggagagcgaaattgcatggggtgggggtggggcaagaatatttttgcccagggtccagtcaatattaaagacggccctaccTGCTGTGTTAGTATGTAGTCTCCTGTTGTGTAGTCTCCTGTTGTGTTAGTGTGTAGTCTCCTGTTGTGTTAGTGTGTAGTCTCCTGTTGTGTAGTCTCCTGTTGTGTTAGTGTGTAGTCTCCTGCTGTGTTAGTGTGTAGTCTCCTGTTGTGTAGTCTCCTGTTGTGTTAGTGTGTAGTCTCCTGTTGTGTTAGTGTGTAGTCTCCTGTTGTGTAGTCTCCTGTTGTGTTAGTGTGTAGTCTCCTGTTGTGTTAGTGTGTAGTCTCCTGTTGTGTTAGTGTGTAGTCTCCTGTTGTGTTAATGTGTAGTCTCCTGCTGTGTAGTCTCCTGTTGTGTTAGTGTGTAGTCTCCTGTTGTGTTAGTGTGTAGTCTCCTGCTGTGTTAGTGTGTAGTCTCCTGCTGTGTAGTCTCCTGTTGTGTTAGTGTGCAGTCTCCTGTTGTGTTAGTGTGTAGTCTCCTGTTGTGTTAGTGTGTAGTCTCCTGCTGTGTAGTCTCCTGTTGTGTTAGTGTGTAGTCTCCTGTTGTGTTAGTGTGTAGTCTCCTGCTGTGTAGTCTCCTGTTGTGTTAGTGTGTAGTCTCCTGTTGTGTTAGTGTGTAGTCTCCTGCTGTGTAGTCTCCTGGCTTGTGAGTGACGACCAGTGTAATAGACTGAAGGTAAAAGCCACTAGAACACAGGTATCAACGAATCTCATTTTCTAAAGCCAGTTGCTCTCATTTAATTATACAGTAACAATTATTCACTTCAGCAAGATCTAAGCCAGTTGTTCTTGTACCTGGCAGCAGCCCAGTCTCCCTGTGCCCGGGCATAGTGCCAAGCTACCTACAGATTTAGGACATAGTTTTATTTTGAACAGTTTATTGGTGGATTTTTGCTCTGacacaatacagaggttattagtAATCAGGTT
This genomic window contains:
- the LOC128644732 gene encoding inverted formin-2 codes for the protein MDDLGSTAKEPLPKMSLKTDGAHKKWAALKEKLGPQETDQSEANLENAEPELCIRLLQIPSVVNYSGLRKRLESSDDDWMVQFLELSGLDLLLEALDRLSGRGVARISDALLQLTCINCVRTLMNSHKGIEYIVSNEGYVRKLSQALDTSNVMVKKQVFELLAALCVYAPEGHALALDALEHYKTVKNQQYRFSVIMIELSATDNVHYMVTLLSFINAIIIGTEELRLRVQLRNEFIGLQVLDVLTKLK